The following coding sequences lie in one Mercenaria mercenaria strain notata chromosome 5, MADL_Memer_1, whole genome shotgun sequence genomic window:
- the LOC123557755 gene encoding E3 ubiquitin-protein ligase XIAP-like, which yields MTAPDVNQDLLDLSPSHPIAEGQEQKGLHLELQQPNDQVVSSTRTWTDIASQQNDPLVSSNRGNSWTSIASRNYVQPPFTRSDHLTQPAFGNVQTLSNLNAPNLNGRNRRCELYDISSYEGRLDTFFDWKVPFLDKEVLAEAGFWYTGTNDRVVCAECEGELYEWQLGDDPRQQHHQLFKFICFE from the exons ATGACGGCACCGGATGTGAACCAG GATCTTCTAGATCTGTCTCCTTCTCACCCAATAGCAGAAGGGCAAGAACAGAAA gGTCTTCATCTGGAATTGCAGCAACCAAACGACCAAGTGGTCTCTTCCACCAGAACGTGGACGGACATAGCTTCA CAACAAAACGACCCACTAGTTTCTTCCAACAGAGGTAACTCCTGGACAAGCATAGCTTCA AGAAATTATGTACAGCCTCCATTCACTCGATCTGACCACTTGACTCAGCCAGCATTTGGAAACGTGCAAACACTCAGCAATTTGAACGCTCCAAACCTTAATGGACGAAATCGAAGATGTGAATTGTATGATATTTCCAGCTACGAAGGAAGACTTGACACATTCTTCGACTGGAAAGTACCTTTCCTTGATAAAGAGGTCTTGGCTGAGGCTGGATTTTGGTATACTG GAACAAATGACCGTGTCGTTTGTGCTGAATGCGAAGGAGAATTATACGAATGGCAGTTAGGGGACGATCCCAGACAACAACATCATCAGCTGTTTAAATTCATATGCTTTGAATGA